The sequence TTATCAAGTTCTTCAACTATCTTTTTTGGTGTGAGGTTATCCATTTAACTCCTCAATAGAAATCTGTTCGTTAGTATAGATGCATATTTTTGATGTAATCTTCATTACCTCTTCGACAATTGCCTTTGGCTCAAAATCAGTGTGTGTCATGAGGGCTTTTGCCGCTGCCTGGGCATAAGGGCCGCCAGAGCCTATAGCGGCAATGCCATCCTCAGGCTCCAGTACATCGCCATTGCCCGAGATTATAAATGTATGTTCCCTATCGGCAACAATAAGAAGGGCTTCAAGTCTTCTTAGTATCTTGTCTGTCCTCCAGTCTTTTGCAAGCTCTACTGCAGCCCTTGTTATATTGCCCCTGTATGTTTCGAGCTTTGCCTCAAATTTTTCAAAGAGGGTTAGGGCATCAGCAGTTGCCCCTGAAAAACCTGCAATAATATTGCCGTTATACATTGTCCGAATCTTTTTTGCATTGTGTTTTAATACGGTCTGGCCCATGGTGACCTGGCCGTCTCCTGCTATGGCAACCTTTCCACCTTTCCTGATACATAGAATCGTAGTTCCATGAAGCATGTAATCTCTCATCCCTTCTTAGCCCTGGGGTGCGCCCTGTCATATACATCCATCAAATGAGCAATGTCTAAATGAGTGTATTTCTGGGTTGTTGACAGGGAGGAATGTCCAAGTAACTCTTGAATTGACCTCAGATCTGCTCCTCCATGAAGCAAATGTGTTGCGAAAGTATGCCTCAAAGTGTGAGGTCCAATACGACTTTTTAGAGTGGCCATTTTCCCGTATTTTTCTACTATACGTCTTACTGTCCTGTCTGTCAACCTCCCGCCGCTTTTGTTTAAAAATAAGGCCAGGGATTTTTTCTTTGACAGGGCTCTTTCAAGCAGATAGTTTTCAATGGCCTCAATTGCCTTGGAACCTATAGGCACTATGCGTTCTTTTTTCCCTTTTCCCTTTGCCCTCAGCAGGCCATCTTTTATATCTATATCGCTGATATCAAGATTGGAAAGTTCCGAGACCCTGAGCCCTGAGGAGTATAGAA comes from Nitrospirota bacterium and encodes:
- the hslV gene encoding ATP-dependent protease subunit HslV, producing MRDYMLHGTTILCIRKGGKVAIAGDGQVTMGQTVLKHNAKKIRTMYNGNIIAGFSGATADALTLFEKFEAKLETYRGNITRAAVELAKDWRTDKILRRLEALLIVADREHTFIISGNGDVLEPEDGIAAIGSGGPYAQAAAKALMTHTDFEPKAIVEEVMKITSKICIYTNEQISIEELNG
- the xerC gene encoding tyrosine recombinase XerC, giving the protein MRESHRFIDEFIAFLKAERNASIHTIRAYKKDLDGFAAFADKNPKGIDKLDIRGYLAALHQSELKKSSISRKLATIRSFFKYLHREGHIKKNPAKLVSSPKTPKILPKFLTIDEIVSLMEVSEGEDFSHARDRAILELLYSSGLRVSELSNLDISDIDIKDGLLRAKGKGKKERIVPIGSKAIEAIENYLLERALSKKKSLALFLNKSGGRLTDRTVRRIVEKYGKMATLKSRIGPHTLRHTFATHLLHGGADLRSIQELLGHSSLSTTQKYTHLDIAHLMDVYDRAHPRAKKG